A genomic stretch from Deinococcus radiotolerans includes:
- the hemE gene encoding uroporphyrinogen decarboxylase, with amino-acid sequence MTRPSAPVLTPDPTNRDSAFLKTMRGEAAPHTPVWFMRQAGRYMPEYRALRAGRSMLECIRTPELAAEITLQPIKAMPMDAAILFNDILTPLPVMGLDLDFVGGVGPQISNRIETPFDVDRLGVPAAAEVMPYTAESIKLVRQELDPRGVPLIGFVGAPFTLASYAIEGKGSRNYERTKRFMYGEPAAWHRLMDKFETILADYLAEQVKAGAQAVQIFDSWVGALSIYDYVTFVKPATGRLIERTKKLGVPVIYFGTSTHHLLPQMSSLGSDVMGIDWRTPLNDAWKLIQPGQGVQGNLDPLLLQGPWRELKHQTDRILAEVDGRPGHIFNVGHGLLPETPVDMVRRLVDYVHEQTAK; translated from the coding sequence GTGACCCGACCCAGCGCACCCGTCCTGACCCCTGACCCCACCAACCGCGACTCCGCGTTCCTGAAGACCATGCGCGGCGAGGCCGCCCCGCACACCCCGGTGTGGTTCATGCGGCAGGCCGGGCGCTACATGCCCGAGTACCGCGCGCTGCGCGCCGGGCGCAGCATGCTGGAGTGCATCCGCACGCCGGAACTGGCCGCAGAGATCACCCTGCAACCCATCAAGGCCATGCCGATGGACGCCGCGATCCTCTTCAACGACATCCTGACGCCGCTGCCCGTCATGGGCCTGGACCTGGACTTCGTGGGGGGCGTGGGCCCGCAGATCAGCAACCGCATCGAGACGCCCTTCGACGTGGACCGCCTGGGCGTGCCCGCCGCCGCGGAGGTCATGCCGTACACCGCCGAGTCGATCAAGCTCGTGCGGCAGGAACTCGACCCGCGCGGCGTGCCGCTGATCGGTTTCGTGGGCGCGCCGTTCACGCTGGCCAGCTACGCGATCGAGGGCAAGGGCAGCCGCAACTATGAGCGCACCAAGCGCTTCATGTACGGCGAGCCCGCCGCGTGGCACCGCCTGATGGACAAGTTCGAGACGATCCTCGCGGACTACCTGGCCGAGCAGGTCAAGGCGGGCGCGCAGGCCGTGCAGATCTTCGACTCGTGGGTGGGCGCGCTGAGCATCTACGACTACGTGACGTTCGTGAAGCCCGCCACGGGCCGCCTGATCGAACGCACCAAGAAACTGGGCGTGCCCGTCATCTACTTCGGGACCAGCACCCACCACCTCCTGCCCCAGATGTCCTCGCTGGGCAGCGACGTCATGGGCATCGACTGGCGCACGCCCCTGAACGACGCCTGGAAGCTCATCCAGCCCGGCCAGGGCGTGCAGGGGAACCTCGACCCGCTGCTGCTGCAGGGCCCCTGGCGTGAACTGAAGCACCAGACCGACCGCATCCTGGCCGAGGTGGACGGCCGCCCCGGGCACATCTTCAACGTGGGGCACGGCCTGCTGCCCGAGACGCCCGTGGACATGGTCCGCCGCCTCGTGGACTACGTGCACGAGCAGACCGCGAAGTAA
- a CDS encoding ABC transporter ATP-binding protein produces the protein MLSIQHLTKTYGSFQALHSVTMTAHDGEVFGLLGPNGAGKTTLLRILATLLRPTGGTATLNGHDILRDPEAVRRSVGVVNGGMGLPARLTGREVLRSFATLYGLSRAQADARISELDDRLELGRTLDVRAGEYSTGMKQKVVIARAVIHDPPVLILDEAASGLDIFARRTLLDFVHATRAPGRLTLYSTHVMSEVEEVCDRVAILHQGELLNVSTIPDVLERTGTGSLERAFFALVRPEAPHAR, from the coding sequence ATGCTCAGCATCCAGCACCTCACCAAGACCTACGGCTCCTTCCAGGCTCTGCACAGCGTCACCATGACCGCCCACGACGGCGAGGTCTTCGGCCTGCTCGGCCCGAACGGCGCCGGGAAGACCACCCTCCTGCGCATCCTGGCCACGCTGCTGCGCCCCACGGGCGGCACCGCCACCCTGAACGGCCATGACATCCTGCGCGACCCAGAAGCCGTCCGCCGCTCCGTCGGTGTCGTGAACGGCGGCATGGGCCTCCCCGCCCGCTTGACCGGCCGTGAAGTCCTGCGCTCCTTCGCCACGCTGTACGGCCTGAGCCGCGCGCAGGCCGACGCGCGCATCAGCGAACTGGACGACCGCCTCGAACTTGGCCGTACCCTGGACGTCCGCGCCGGCGAGTACTCCACCGGCATGAAACAGAAGGTCGTGATCGCCCGCGCCGTCATCCACGACCCACCCGTCCTGATCCTCGACGAGGCCGCCAGCGGCCTGGACATCTTCGCCCGGCGCACCCTGCTGGACTTCGTGCACGCCACCCGCGCGCCCGGCCGCCTTACCCTGTACTCCACGCACGTCATGAGCGAGGTCGAAGAAGTCTGCGACCGCGTCGCCATCCTGCACCAGGGTGAACTCCTGAATGTCAGCACCATCCCGGACGTGCTGGAACGCACCGGCACGGGCAGCCTTGAACGCGCCTTCTTCGCCCTGGTCCGCCCGGAGGCCCCCCATGCCCGCTGA
- a CDS encoding transcriptional regulator, producing the protein MFNPPTLEDLQETRRANEKLVLKALESKPEWVETELAKTTSLALSHLRAALASLLDQGRVRRLPGTGTRAVYGLADPGLADVPATPLTSDAKKVRDYLEGRADSALYMSDQLRMTREDVMAALSLLNAHGMITCTFVGSLVIFRLKETQALGQDGAAPEKTGRKKAVA; encoded by the coding sequence ATGTTCAATCCCCCTACCCTTGAAGACCTGCAGGAAACCCGCCGCGCCAACGAGAAGCTGGTGCTCAAGGCGCTGGAAAGCAAGCCCGAATGGGTCGAAACTGAACTGGCCAAGACCACCAGCCTCGCCCTGAGCCACCTGCGCGCCGCGCTGGCCAGCCTGCTCGACCAGGGCCGCGTGCGCCGCCTCCCCGGTACGGGCACCCGCGCCGTGTACGGCCTGGCTGACCCCGGCCTGGCGGACGTGCCCGCCACACCCCTGACCAGTGACGCGAAGAAAGTGCGTGACTACCTGGAAGGCCGCGCCGACAGCGCCCTGTACATGAGTGACCAGCTTCGCATGACCCGCGAGGACGTCATGGCCGCCCTGAGCCTCCTGAACGCGCACGGCATGATCACCTGCACCTTCGTGGGCAGCCTCGTGATCTTCCGCCTGAAAGAAACCCAGGCGCTCGGCCAGGACGGCGCCGCGCCCGAGAAGACCGGCCGCAAGAAAGCCGTCGCCTGA
- the hemH gene encoding ferrochelatase — protein MTDSTHQGAPLGVLFMAYGGPESLEDMPGYLADIRAGRVTTQAVLDEITNNYRQIGGKSPLPEFTRAQVEATMQELQARVQRPLKAYIGMRHWNPWIEDAVREMLDDGITQAVAIVLAPHYSSMSVAKYQKKIKAGLSMNHGHIDFEFVNEYHTESGYVTALANRVREGIEAFPEGERDDVHVILSAHSLPVRILREGDPYADQLHESARLIAAAAGLRDDQWSWSYQSAGRSPEPWLGPQLDEHMHDLSGKGIKKVVSVPVGFVSDHVEILFDIDIAAQETAAELGMTLVRPPALNTDPLFIGTLASVLERKVAALS, from the coding sequence ATGACCGATTCCACCCACCAAGGAGCGCCGCTGGGCGTGCTGTTCATGGCCTACGGCGGCCCCGAGAGCCTGGAGGACATGCCCGGGTACCTCGCGGACATCCGCGCCGGGCGCGTGACGACGCAGGCCGTGCTGGACGAGATCACAAACAATTACCGCCAGATCGGCGGGAAGAGCCCCCTGCCGGAGTTCACCCGCGCGCAGGTCGAGGCGACCATGCAGGAACTCCAGGCGCGCGTGCAGCGGCCCCTGAAGGCGTACATCGGCATGCGCCACTGGAACCCCTGGATCGAGGACGCCGTGCGCGAGATGCTCGACGACGGCATCACGCAGGCCGTGGCGATCGTGCTGGCCCCGCACTACTCGAGCATGAGCGTCGCGAAGTACCAGAAGAAGATCAAGGCGGGCCTGAGCATGAATCACGGCCACATCGACTTCGAGTTCGTGAACGAGTACCACACCGAAAGCGGGTACGTGACGGCCCTGGCCAACCGCGTCCGCGAGGGCATCGAGGCGTTCCCGGAAGGCGAGCGGGACGACGTGCACGTGATCCTCAGCGCGCACAGCCTGCCCGTGCGGATCCTGCGCGAGGGTGACCCCTACGCCGACCAGCTGCACGAGTCCGCGCGCCTGATCGCCGCCGCCGCCGGACTGCGCGACGACCAGTGGTCCTGGAGCTACCAGTCGGCCGGGCGCAGCCCCGAGCCCTGGCTGGGGCCGCAACTCGACGAGCACATGCACGACCTGTCCGGCAAGGGCATCAAGAAAGTGGTCAGCGTGCCGGTGGGCTTCGTGTCCGACCACGTGGAGATCCTTTTCGACATCGACATCGCCGCGCAGGAGACGGCCGCCGAACTCGGCATGACCCTGGTGCGCCCCCCGGCCCTGAACACCGACCCGCTGTTCATCGGGACGCTCGCCAGCGTGCTGGAACGCAAGGTGGCCGCGCTGTCATGA
- a CDS encoding metallophosphoesterase family protein — MRIAVLADIHGNADALSAALHDAATQGAEQLIVNGDVVNRGPDSVQVMHTLLERSDVTFTLGNHDDLLRLWHARSSTLPATWYDDPFWGATDWSATQLHQADLLDIPGQWPMTLELTQPGLPRVQLAHGTRDHYRESLSDRTDPARLEQLRHAPDGNPYGVLIGSHIHRPVQHEHAGTLILNTGAVGSPATGDPRAQYLLLDARPDGWHATLRSVAYDRAGVLRRFNTSGLLRTGLSAHIFRDELITARSLYTPYWTWTEEHAYPRTHATWTEFLNLNPDLQPV, encoded by the coding sequence ATGAGAATAGCGGTCCTCGCCGACATTCACGGAAACGCTGACGCCCTCAGCGCCGCGCTGCACGACGCGGCCACGCAGGGCGCCGAGCAGCTGATCGTCAATGGCGACGTCGTGAACCGGGGCCCTGACTCCGTGCAGGTCATGCACACCCTGCTGGAACGAAGTGACGTCACCTTCACACTCGGCAATCACGACGACCTGCTGCGCCTGTGGCACGCCCGCAGCAGCACGCTCCCCGCCACCTGGTACGACGATCCGTTCTGGGGCGCCACGGACTGGAGCGCCACCCAACTCCACCAGGCCGACCTGCTCGACATTCCCGGGCAGTGGCCCATGACCCTTGAGCTCACCCAGCCGGGCCTGCCCCGGGTGCAACTCGCCCACGGCACCCGCGACCACTACCGGGAAAGTCTCAGTGACCGCACCGACCCGGCGCGCCTTGAGCAGCTGCGCCACGCGCCGGACGGCAACCCGTACGGCGTCCTGATCGGATCCCATATCCACCGGCCCGTCCAGCACGAGCACGCGGGGACGCTCATCCTGAATACCGGAGCGGTTGGCTCACCCGCCACAGGGGATCCCCGCGCCCAGTACCTGCTGCTGGATGCGCGCCCAGACGGCTGGCACGCCACGCTCCGGTCTGTGGCGTACGACCGTGCGGGTGTTCTGCGCCGCTTCAACACCAGCGGTCTGCTCCGCACGGGTCTGAGCGCCCACATCTTCCGGGACGAACTGATCACCGCCCGCAGCCTCTACACGCCCTACTGGACTTGGACAGAGGAACACGCGTACCCCAGAACACACGCCACCTGGACTGAATTCCTGAACCTAAATCCCGACCTGCAACCCGTGTAG
- a CDS encoding cyclic-di-AMP receptor, protein MKLVLAVIQDADATALVRVLSQNAFEVTKLASTGGFLREGNTTLMIGVQDERLDELKRHVQRTCRTRTRLVAPSVPMGEQNEGLVNDPVEVPVGGAVMFVMGVQEFVKV, encoded by the coding sequence ATGAAGCTTGTGCTGGCTGTGATTCAGGACGCCGACGCGACCGCCCTGGTCCGCGTGCTGTCCCAGAACGCCTTCGAGGTCACGAAGCTCGCCAGCACCGGCGGCTTCCTGCGTGAAGGCAACACCACCCTGATGATCGGCGTGCAGGATGAACGCCTGGACGAACTGAAACGGCACGTGCAGCGCACCTGCCGCACCCGCACCCGCCTGGTCGCCCCCAGCGTCCCGATGGGCGAGCAGAACGAGGGCCTCGTGAACGACCCGGTCGAGGTGCCCGTGGGCGGCGCCGTCATGTTCGTGATGGGCGTGCAGGAATTCGTCAAGGTCTGA
- a CDS encoding ABC transporter permease, with product MPAEPTADRRSGLRPALVWQIAARDLLATLRDRRTLRATILMPLILIPLFTLGLPLLMGNLIGGQQQTRQQLGVVGPLPEPLRAALSTDETLPNGTVTRAGVDLVPVTDPMNAVQDGTVDAAIQATGPLPTQAGNGTGTLKLYAKLSSLRAQTGAYSKVQDVIQAYNRQLTVQRLGTLGLNADTLEPVRIEPVDASSAQEQRSGQLAFLIPMLMMQFILAGALATALDATAGEKERGTLESLLVAPVRRAEIVAGKLLATATTALTSAAFSVVGFLLSGAVMRAYQRSNPGDTASITQAMGGQLTLSPAGILTLLGIAVTTALLISSLMILIGIYARTFKEAQTYVAPINLVVVLPAVMLQFADFLTVGPALHATPLIGGMLAILETVKGSGEPATAALAMLGNLAATTVFSLLALRSFNREEVIFRN from the coding sequence ATGCCCGCTGAACCCACCGCCGACCGCCGATCCGGCCTGCGCCCCGCGCTGGTCTGGCAGATTGCTGCCCGCGACCTCCTGGCCACCCTCCGTGACCGCCGGACCCTGCGCGCCACCATCCTCATGCCCCTGATCCTCATTCCCCTGTTCACCCTGGGCCTGCCCCTCCTGATGGGCAACCTGATCGGCGGTCAGCAGCAGACCCGGCAGCAGCTCGGCGTGGTCGGCCCGCTGCCCGAACCGCTACGCGCCGCCCTGAGCACCGACGAGACACTCCCCAACGGAACCGTCACGCGCGCCGGCGTGGACCTCGTGCCCGTCACCGACCCCATGAACGCCGTGCAGGACGGCACCGTGGACGCCGCCATCCAGGCCACCGGGCCCCTGCCCACCCAGGCTGGCAACGGCACCGGTACCCTGAAGCTGTACGCCAAACTGAGCAGCCTGCGCGCCCAGACGGGCGCCTACAGCAAGGTGCAGGACGTCATCCAGGCGTACAACCGCCAGCTGACCGTGCAGCGCCTCGGTACCCTGGGCCTGAACGCCGACACCCTCGAACCCGTCCGCATTGAACCCGTGGACGCCAGCAGCGCGCAGGAACAACGCAGCGGTCAGCTGGCCTTCCTGATCCCCATGCTGATGATGCAGTTCATCCTGGCCGGCGCCCTGGCCACCGCGCTGGACGCCACCGCCGGAGAGAAGGAACGCGGCACTCTCGAAAGCCTGCTCGTCGCGCCCGTCCGCCGCGCCGAGATCGTCGCTGGCAAACTGCTCGCCACCGCCACGACCGCCCTGACCAGCGCCGCCTTCAGCGTCGTCGGTTTCCTCCTCAGCGGCGCCGTCATGCGCGCCTACCAGCGCAGCAACCCCGGCGACACCGCCAGCATCACCCAGGCCATGGGCGGCCAGCTGACGCTGAGCCCTGCGGGCATCCTGACCCTGCTGGGCATTGCCGTCACCACCGCCCTGCTCATCAGCAGCCTCATGATCCTGATCGGCATCTACGCCCGCACGTTCAAGGAAGCGCAGACCTATGTCGCCCCGATCAACCTCGTGGTGGTCCTGCCCGCCGTGATGCTGCAATTCGCGGACTTCCTCACGGTCGGCCCGGCCCTGCACGCCACGCCCCTGATCGGCGGGATGCTCGCCATCCTGGAGACCGTTAAAGGCAGCGGCGAACCCGCGACCGCCGCGCTGGCCATGCTGGGCAACCTCGCCGCCACCACCGTCTTCAGCCTGCTGGCCCTGCGCTCCTTCAACCGGGAAGAGGTCATCTTCCGCAACTGA
- a CDS encoding fasciclin domain-containing protein: MKKHTGLLTLSLMLATPALAGGAGAPAAPMPAGACKSIAQIVTTDPNFSTLATAVEAAGLTQTLMSGQYTVFAPTNAAFAKLPSDALAAALNDPAMLRAILLYHVVPGKVTAKQVMMMSSAKTAQGDSVLINKMGNKVMVDNATVTKADVMACNGIIHVIDTVLMPAMAAAPTPAAVTVTTPAPAPAPAPAPAPMSTAPAATDIMSIPAMPVGMTTTTTTTTTTTATTDTTTTATTDTTDTTATTTETAVASNTVYDVLVSDERFSTLRDLLSDAGLTDLLINNDFTVFAPTNDAFAAVDPDTLALIASDPDTLKAVLTYHVVQGKVTADQVAAATQLRSEQGASLNLKLDGTTQMVNEAMVDGAPLEASNGYIYAINQVLIPADLVLPTPPVEDAAAPTTPATVTVVTLTSAQAGANITEVLAQPQFSTLLSLVQKAGLVDALMAGDVTIFAPTNDAFAKVPQATLDMLMADNDKLKQVLLFHVVTGRVVDDGLNVAQLRSMEGSSIDLMSDSASTGYKVGVRSGDMITGGVVSSRADAGNSVIYPIDTVLIPPTLK; the protein is encoded by the coding sequence ATGAAGAAGCACACTGGTCTGCTCACCCTGAGCCTGATGCTCGCCACGCCCGCTCTCGCCGGAGGCGCGGGTGCGCCCGCTGCCCCCATGCCCGCCGGCGCCTGCAAGTCCATCGCGCAGATCGTCACCACGGACCCCAACTTCAGCACGCTGGCCACTGCCGTGGAAGCCGCTGGCCTGACCCAGACGCTCATGAGCGGGCAGTACACGGTCTTCGCCCCCACGAACGCCGCGTTCGCCAAACTCCCCAGTGACGCACTGGCCGCCGCGCTGAACGATCCCGCCATGCTGCGCGCCATCCTGCTGTACCACGTCGTGCCCGGCAAGGTCACCGCCAAGCAGGTCATGATGATGTCCTCCGCGAAGACCGCGCAGGGCGACAGCGTCCTGATCAATAAAATGGGCAACAAGGTCATGGTGGACAACGCGACCGTCACGAAGGCCGACGTCATGGCCTGCAACGGCATCATTCACGTGATCGACACGGTGCTGATGCCCGCCATGGCCGCCGCGCCCACCCCGGCTGCCGTGACCGTGACCACCCCCGCACCTGCGCCGGCCCCCGCGCCCGCTCCGGCTCCCATGAGCACCGCGCCCGCCGCGACGGACATCATGTCCATCCCCGCCATGCCCGTCGGCATGACGACGACGACCACCACCACCACGACCACTACGGCCACCACCGATACAACCACCACGGCGACGACCGACACCACGGACACGACGGCCACCACGACCGAAACGGCCGTGGCCAGCAACACCGTGTATGACGTTCTCGTCAGCGATGAGCGCTTCAGCACCCTGCGCGACCTGCTCAGCGACGCCGGCCTGACCGACCTGCTGATCAACAATGACTTCACCGTCTTCGCGCCCACCAACGACGCCTTCGCCGCCGTTGACCCGGACACCCTGGCCCTCATCGCCAGCGACCCCGATACGCTCAAGGCCGTCCTGACCTACCATGTGGTCCAGGGCAAGGTCACCGCCGATCAGGTGGCCGCCGCCACGCAGCTGCGCAGCGAGCAGGGCGCCAGCCTCAACCTGAAACTCGACGGCACCACCCAGATGGTGAACGAGGCGATGGTGGACGGCGCGCCGCTCGAAGCCAGCAACGGCTACATCTACGCGATCAACCAGGTGCTCATCCCCGCCGATCTGGTGCTGCCCACCCCCCCCGTTGAGGATGCGGCCGCCCCTACTACACCCGCCACCGTCACGGTCGTGACGCTGACCAGCGCGCAGGCCGGAGCCAACATCACCGAGGTGCTGGCGCAGCCCCAGTTCAGCACGCTCCTGAGCCTCGTGCAGAAGGCCGGTCTGGTGGACGCCCTGATGGCCGGTGACGTCACCATCTTCGCCCCCACGAATGACGCGTTCGCCAAGGTGCCCCAGGCCACGCTGGACATGCTGATGGCGGACAACGACAAGCTCAAGCAGGTTCTGCTGTTCCACGTGGTCACCGGCCGCGTCGTGGATGACGGCCTGAATGTGGCGCAGCTGCGCTCCATGGAAGGCAGCAGCATCGACCTGATGTCCGATTCTGCCAGCACCGGGTACAAGGTTGGCGTGCGCAGCGGTGACATGATCACTGGCGGCGTCGTCAGCAGCCGCGCCGACGCGGGTAACAGTGTCATCTACCCGATCGACACGGTCCTGATTCCCCCCACCCTGAAATAA